Proteins from a genomic interval of Schaalia odontolytica:
- a CDS encoding (Fe-S)-binding protein: MANPTLSAIMWGFALLVSALAVVSFARGLAHIWRTVASGTPDPGRLRPVGRRLWGVLSAALTHREFRGRPWIKCAHWLVMVSFPILFLTLVTGYAQLRDQTFVLPFLGHFPPWEWLTEVFAWGGLVGIIFLMAVRARAGHGSAAEAALSNDDPDAAASQADPTGPLPSAMTRPHPRDSSPLGPASRFLGSTRWQALFVEWVILVVCACVVVLRALEFALFGSTPGLEGHASLLHFPLTAWLGSLFASAASSASILANTIVIVSALKVLTSMTWLTVVGVQTGMGVAWHRFVAVLNLYARRNADGTKSLGPADHMLIDGKPVTGEDDFDDVPEDTVLGVGTVEDFSWKARLDLYACTECGRCQELCPAWNTGKPLSPKLLVMGLRDHMESASSIEIVEREEAGQHLDEGEVLLDKGVPASPHSFDLVSALSLSGATGTEGVSPVTAPLVPGVVSEEVLWDCTNCGACVDQCPVDIEHIDHILDLRRHQVLMEGAFPRELGRAFRGMESKANPYNQSARKRMDWAKKLDFDIPIVGEDIEDASTVDYLFWVGCAGAYDDTAKKTSAAIAQLLHTAGVSFAVLGQAESCTGDPARRAGNEALFQMLAAQAIDTLTEAKPLRIVVSCAHCFNTIAGEYPELGGHFDVVHHTQLLNRLVRDGLLTPVAPDAPRDRDADASDAPEQGAAGEPLKVTYHDACFLGRHNRVYEPPRELVGSLPGVELVEMPRNRERAMCCGAGGAHAWFEETRGTRIADARIAEAAQTGADVVATACPFCSQMLGSASGASAGFVSAEAVAPQADGADSAAGEARRKLPEVRDVAVMLLEAVKRGQ; the protein is encoded by the coding sequence GTGGCCAATCCGACACTTAGCGCCATCATGTGGGGGTTTGCCCTCCTGGTGAGTGCTCTGGCCGTCGTGTCTTTTGCGCGCGGGCTCGCGCACATATGGCGCACGGTCGCTTCGGGAACGCCCGACCCCGGACGGCTGCGCCCGGTCGGCAGGCGCCTGTGGGGTGTCCTCTCCGCCGCGCTCACCCACCGCGAGTTCAGGGGACGCCCGTGGATCAAGTGCGCCCACTGGCTGGTCATGGTTTCCTTCCCGATCCTGTTCCTCACCCTGGTCACGGGATACGCGCAGCTGCGGGACCAGACCTTCGTCCTGCCCTTCCTCGGCCACTTCCCTCCCTGGGAATGGCTGACCGAGGTCTTCGCGTGGGGCGGCCTGGTCGGCATCATCTTCCTGATGGCTGTCCGCGCCCGCGCCGGGCACGGCTCGGCCGCCGAGGCCGCCCTTTCCAACGACGACCCCGACGCGGCTGCCTCCCAGGCCGACCCGACCGGCCCCCTGCCCTCGGCCATGACGCGCCCGCACCCCCGAGACTCCTCCCCCCTCGGGCCCGCGTCACGTTTCCTGGGGTCCACCCGCTGGCAGGCCCTCTTCGTCGAATGGGTCATCCTCGTCGTGTGCGCCTGTGTGGTGGTCCTACGCGCCCTCGAGTTCGCCCTCTTCGGCTCCACACCTGGCCTCGAGGGACACGCATCCCTCCTACATTTCCCGCTCACCGCGTGGCTTGGTTCCCTCTTCGCATCCGCCGCCTCGTCGGCGTCGATACTGGCGAACACGATCGTGATCGTCAGCGCGCTGAAGGTCCTCACGTCAATGACCTGGCTGACGGTCGTGGGTGTGCAGACCGGCATGGGCGTCGCCTGGCACCGCTTCGTGGCAGTCCTCAACCTGTACGCGCGCCGAAACGCCGACGGAACCAAATCGCTGGGGCCGGCCGACCACATGCTCATCGATGGGAAGCCGGTCACCGGTGAGGATGACTTCGACGACGTGCCCGAGGACACCGTCTTGGGCGTGGGAACCGTCGAAGACTTCTCGTGGAAGGCCCGCCTCGATCTCTACGCGTGCACCGAGTGCGGCCGCTGCCAGGAGCTGTGCCCCGCGTGGAACACGGGCAAGCCCCTCTCCCCCAAGCTCCTCGTCATGGGCCTGCGCGACCACATGGAGTCCGCGTCCTCCATCGAGATCGTCGAGCGGGAGGAGGCCGGCCAACACCTTGACGAGGGCGAGGTGCTTCTCGACAAGGGGGTGCCGGCCTCGCCCCACTCCTTCGACCTGGTCTCCGCGCTGTCCCTCTCCGGCGCCACCGGCACCGAGGGCGTCTCTCCCGTCACCGCTCCCCTGGTGCCCGGCGTCGTCTCCGAGGAGGTCCTGTGGGATTGCACGAACTGCGGGGCGTGCGTCGACCAGTGCCCCGTCGACATCGAACACATCGACCACATCCTGGACCTGCGCCGCCACCAGGTGCTCATGGAGGGCGCCTTTCCCCGAGAGCTCGGGCGCGCCTTCCGAGGCATGGAGTCCAAGGCGAACCCCTACAACCAGAGCGCCCGCAAGCGCATGGATTGGGCGAAGAAGCTCGACTTCGACATTCCCATCGTCGGCGAGGACATCGAGGACGCCTCCACCGTCGACTATCTCTTCTGGGTCGGATGCGCGGGTGCCTACGATGACACGGCGAAGAAGACCAGCGCGGCGATCGCACAGCTCCTGCACACGGCCGGAGTATCCTTTGCGGTCCTCGGCCAGGCAGAGTCCTGCACGGGCGACCCGGCGCGCCGGGCCGGAAACGAGGCCCTCTTCCAGATGCTGGCCGCTCAGGCGATCGACACCCTGACGGAAGCCAAACCCCTCAGGATCGTCGTCTCCTGCGCGCACTGCTTCAACACGATCGCCGGGGAATACCCGGAGCTGGGCGGGCACTTCGACGTCGTCCACCACACGCAGCTGTTGAACCGGCTCGTGCGCGACGGACTGCTCACGCCGGTGGCCCCGGATGCCCCACGGGATCGGGACGCCGATGCCTCCGACGCGCCCGAGCAGGGCGCTGCCGGGGAGCCCCTGAAGGTCACCTATCACGACGCCTGCTTCCTGGGCCGCCACAACCGCGTGTACGAGCCCCCGCGCGAGCTGGTGGGCTCGCTGCCGGGCGTGGAGCTTGTGGAGATGCCCCGCAACCGCGAACGCGCCATGTGCTGCGGGGCGGGAGGCGCACACGCCTGGTTCGAGGAGACCCGCGGCACCCGCATCGCGGACGCTCGCATCGCCGAGGCCGCTCAGACGGGGGCGGACGTGGTTGCCACGGCCTGCCCGTTCTGCTCCCAGATGCTGGGTTCGGCCTCGGGCGCGTCGGCGGGCTTCGTGTCCGCCGAGGCCGTTGCGCCCCAAGCGGACGGGGCCGACAGCGCAGCGGGCGAGGCTCGCCGCAAGCTTCCCGAGGTGCGAGACGTCGCCGTCATGCTTCTTGAGGCCGTCAAGCGCGGGCAATAG
- the purF gene encoding amidophosphoribosyltransferase, which translates to MLPVSQPDMTLSDQELFGDDHPRDHCGVFGVWAPGEDVSRLTYFSLYALQHRGQQSAGIATSNGKQILVYKDQGLVSHVFSEQSLQGLRGHIALGHVRYATTGADVWRNAQPTLGPTPTGTLALAHNGNLTNTVELRELARSIAEEGEDFERGASTDTSLVTALLGMAERIPGPSPFIAAPTVTPAVPEPHGDTPASSADRGGQASGVRAPTEEAVSGENPGGETAQPEPAPLVGAALKVLPRIKGAFSLVFMDENTLYAARDPHGYRPLVLGRLASGWVVASETAALDLCGATVVREIEPGELISIDASGVHSRRFAVRRANTCVFEYVYLARPDTTIGGRRIVAARHEMGAALARENPVEADLVMPTPDSGTPAAIGYAQEAGIPFAQGLVKNAYVGRTFIEPTQSLRQLGIRLKLNPLREVIEGKRLVVIDDSIVRGNTQRALVRMLREAGAQQVHVRISSPPVAWPCFFGIDFPTRAELIASSMSVEQVRDSLGADSLAYLSIDGMVAATGQGTSLCLGCFTGHYPETIPSGTPVPGTPGANAC; encoded by the coding sequence GTGCTTCCCGTCTCGCAGCCAGACATGACACTGTCCGATCAGGAGCTCTTCGGAGATGACCATCCCCGCGATCACTGCGGCGTCTTCGGAGTGTGGGCCCCGGGCGAGGACGTTTCTCGTCTCACCTACTTCTCCCTCTACGCACTCCAGCATCGAGGCCAGCAAAGCGCCGGCATCGCGACCTCCAACGGCAAGCAGATCCTCGTGTACAAGGATCAGGGCCTGGTCTCGCACGTCTTCTCCGAGCAATCCCTGCAGGGACTGCGCGGGCACATCGCCCTCGGGCACGTCCGCTACGCGACGACCGGCGCGGACGTGTGGCGTAACGCCCAGCCGACCCTCGGGCCCACCCCCACCGGCACGCTCGCCCTCGCCCACAACGGCAACCTCACGAACACCGTGGAGCTGCGCGAGCTGGCCCGATCCATCGCCGAGGAAGGCGAGGACTTCGAACGCGGGGCGTCGACCGACACCTCCCTCGTGACGGCGCTGCTGGGTATGGCCGAGCGGATTCCGGGGCCCTCCCCCTTCATCGCGGCTCCCACCGTCACCCCCGCCGTGCCCGAGCCGCACGGGGACACCCCGGCCTCGTCCGCGGATCGGGGAGGGCAAGCCTCGGGTGTGCGGGCACCGACCGAGGAGGCGGTGAGCGGGGAGAACCCCGGGGGCGAGACGGCCCAGCCCGAGCCCGCGCCCCTCGTGGGAGCCGCCCTGAAGGTGTTGCCTCGGATCAAGGGTGCGTTTTCGCTCGTCTTCATGGACGAGAACACCCTCTACGCGGCGCGCGATCCCCACGGCTACCGGCCGCTGGTGCTGGGACGCCTGGCGTCGGGCTGGGTTGTGGCGTCGGAGACGGCCGCGCTCGACCTGTGTGGCGCGACCGTCGTGCGCGAGATCGAGCCCGGGGAACTCATTTCGATCGATGCCTCCGGCGTTCACTCGCGTCGCTTCGCGGTGCGCCGCGCCAACACCTGCGTCTTCGAGTACGTCTACCTGGCCCGACCCGACACGACCATCGGGGGGCGCCGGATCGTTGCCGCGCGCCACGAGATGGGGGCGGCCCTCGCCCGGGAGAACCCAGTCGAGGCCGACCTGGTGATGCCCACCCCGGACTCGGGCACGCCCGCGGCTATCGGATACGCGCAGGAGGCGGGGATCCCCTTCGCTCAGGGCCTAGTGAAGAACGCCTACGTGGGGCGCACCTTCATCGAACCCACCCAGTCCCTGCGCCAGCTCGGCATCCGCCTCAAGCTCAACCCCCTGCGGGAGGTCATCGAAGGCAAGCGCCTGGTCGTCATCGACGACTCCATCGTGCGCGGCAACACTCAGCGTGCGCTAGTTCGCATGCTCCGCGAGGCCGGGGCCCAGCAGGTGCACGTGCGCATCTCCTCGCCGCCCGTTGCCTGGCCCTGCTTCTTCGGCATCGACTTCCCGACGCGCGCGGAGCTGATCGCCTCCTCGATGAGCGTCGAGCAGGTGCGTGACTCGCTCGGTGCCGACTCGCTGGCCTATCTGTCCATTGACGGCATGGTCGCGGCCACCGGGCAGGGAACGTCCCTGTGCCTGGGGTGCTTCACCGGCCACTACCCAGAGACGATCCCCTCCGGGACTCCCGTGCCCGGAACCCCCGGGGCGAACGCCTGCTAG
- a CDS encoding DUF3618 domain-containing protein, which produces MSTNLDPRNVSVGAATSQQAAEPRSEAQIAADLERQRAELASTIDQLYARVQPAALAQEVKESAATRFARFKESAALTLQDAAGGNTEALRHVGIAALSTIGVIGVVAWLVTRPARRSRRQARRSAREAATLAISLLASAEDPRES; this is translated from the coding sequence GTGAGCACCAACCTCGACCCGCGCAACGTCAGTGTCGGCGCCGCCACCTCTCAGCAGGCGGCCGAGCCGCGCTCCGAGGCGCAGATCGCCGCGGACCTTGAGCGTCAGCGCGCCGAACTGGCCTCCACGATCGACCAGCTCTACGCCCGCGTCCAGCCCGCCGCCCTCGCGCAGGAGGTCAAGGAAAGCGCAGCCACCCGCTTCGCCCGCTTCAAGGAGAGCGCTGCCCTCACGCTGCAGGACGCGGCCGGAGGTAACACGGAGGCGCTCCGGCACGTGGGCATCGCCGCCCTGTCCACCATCGGAGTGATCGGCGTCGTCGCGTGGCTCGTCACCCGCCCCGCCAGGCGCTCCCGCCGCCAGGCACGTCGCTCCGCGCGCGAAGCGGCAACTCTCGCGATCTCACTCCTCGCGTCGGCCGAGGACCCACGGGAGAGCTGA
- a CDS encoding ATP-binding cassette domain-containing protein — MSNDSRENLHGIKDQEPADLTFAAGPADAQPASAAGAGASAVEASPAEGALAPFPSRAPAAEPRPWYRSRRSFAAKGRGGRVQVAGLGVTYTDHESGALLLAGIDLGFRARTLSAILDPTGRRARALFLILAGLEEPQAGRIVAAPSRSLSARLAGRIGSVALIRADSPLDESLTIRQNILAPLSATGSVADWDNLVGALQITDLAQRVDLRPSQLSPWEHIKALIARAIVSGAEVFLVEDPTSLPEADRPGFDRLLRGLASAGCAVVLSTPDPQVAAAADRAILLTNGHVALDAPGPSIELISTSLEANPEDPQVLRALAAASSADEAAHARAQSASPSRTDAEAPLRGFDPEAAEDVPVADTEATGTVSVDEPRTETAMRGIPIVEAEDPTLAEPEVSELVVRARKILSDLPGSIAPRE, encoded by the coding sequence ATGTCGAATGACTCGCGTGAGAACCTGCACGGTATCAAAGACCAGGAGCCGGCCGACCTGACGTTTGCCGCTGGGCCCGCTGACGCCCAGCCCGCCTCCGCCGCGGGGGCGGGTGCCTCCGCAGTCGAGGCCTCGCCCGCCGAGGGCGCCCTCGCCCCGTTCCCGTCCCGCGCGCCCGCGGCCGAGCCTCGCCCGTGGTATCGCTCCCGCCGCTCCTTTGCCGCAAAGGGGCGCGGCGGACGCGTCCAGGTCGCGGGCCTGGGCGTGACCTACACGGACCACGAGTCAGGCGCGCTCCTCCTGGCGGGCATCGATCTGGGGTTCCGCGCGCGCACGCTGAGCGCCATCCTGGATCCGACGGGCCGACGCGCCCGCGCCCTCTTCCTCATCCTGGCGGGGCTCGAGGAGCCGCAGGCCGGTCGCATCGTCGCCGCCCCGTCCCGTTCCCTTTCGGCGCGCCTGGCCGGCCGCATCGGTTCGGTTGCGCTGATCCGAGCCGACTCGCCCCTGGACGAGTCCCTGACGATCCGCCAGAACATCCTGGCCCCCCTCTCAGCGACCGGCTCCGTGGCCGACTGGGACAACCTCGTGGGCGCCCTCCAGATCACCGACCTGGCCCAGCGCGTCGACCTGCGCCCCTCCCAACTTTCGCCGTGGGAGCACATCAAGGCGCTCATCGCGCGCGCCATCGTCTCCGGGGCCGAGGTCTTCCTCGTTGAAGACCCCACGTCCCTGCCCGAGGCCGACCGCCCCGGCTTCGACCGCCTACTGCGCGGCCTCGCCTCGGCGGGGTGCGCAGTCGTCCTGTCCACGCCAGACCCTCAGGTCGCGGCCGCCGCCGACCGCGCGATCCTCCTCACGAACGGCCACGTCGCCCTCGACGCGCCCGGTCCCTCTATCGAGCTGATCTCCACCTCCCTGGAGGCCAACCCCGAGGACCCGCAGGTCCTCCGCGCCCTCGCCGCGGCCTCCTCCGCCGACGAGGCCGCGCACGCCCGGGCACAGAGCGCCTCCCCCTCCCGCACCGACGCCGAGGCACCTCTACGGGGCTTCGACCCCGAGGCCGCCGAGGACGTTCCCGTCGCGGACACCGAGGCAACCGGAACGGTGAGCGTCGACGAGCCCCGCACCGAAACAGCGATGCGCGGCATTCCCATTGTCGAGGCGGAGGACCCAACCCTAGCCGAACCCGAGGTGTCCGAGCTGGTGGTTCGCGCCCGCAAGATCCTCTCCGACCTGCCCGGTTCCATCGCGCCCAGGGAGTAG
- a CDS encoding DUF3073 domain-containing protein codes for MGRGRQKAKQMKVARKLKYFSPDTDLHALQRELADEDSYAANAAADEPEEDDAIDDDLYSKYADFANIPAEDDDIDPKQLDESFWTGGSSTK; via the coding sequence ATGGGGCGCGGCCGTCAAAAGGCTAAGCAGATGAAAGTCGCTCGGAAGCTGAAGTACTTCAGCCCCGACACCGACCTACACGCACTTCAGCGAGAGCTGGCGGACGAGGACTCGTACGCGGCAAACGCCGCGGCTGACGAGCCCGAAGAGGACGATGCAATCGACGACGACCTCTACTCCAAGTACGCCGACTTCGCGAACATCCCGGCAGAGGACGACGACATCGACCCGAAGCAGCTCGATGAGTCCTTCTGGACGGGCGGATCCTCCACCAAGTAA
- a CDS encoding phage holin family protein: MTQPTPQPGQYPPPSDPAPGGGPAKPSIGTLFASVTSQISGIVRDEIELNKTKLRSFASKSGKGAALLVSAAVFALFLLGWALHTAEILLALVLPAWASSLIIVAILLVIVLVLALLGKRSLENAQEHRPDPAASVAATKEAIEKGLGK, encoded by the coding sequence ATGACACAGCCCACCCCCCAGCCCGGGCAGTACCCCCCGCCCTCTGACCCCGCTCCCGGCGGCGGCCCGGCTAAGCCCAGCATCGGCACCCTCTTCGCGTCCGTCACCAGCCAGATCTCCGGCATCGTGCGCGACGAGATCGAACTCAACAAGACGAAGCTTCGTTCCTTCGCGTCCAAGAGCGGCAAGGGGGCGGCCCTGCTGGTCAGCGCCGCAGTCTTCGCCCTCTTCCTGCTGGGCTGGGCACTGCACACTGCCGAGATCCTCCTGGCCCTGGTGCTGCCCGCCTGGGCCTCCTCCCTCATCATCGTTGCCATCCTCCTCGTGATCGTCCTGGTGCTCGCGCTCTTGGGCAAGCGCTCCCTCGAGAACGCACAGGAGCACCGGCCGGACCCTGCCGCGTCCGTCGCCGCGACCAAGGAAGCCATCGAGAAGGGACTGGGGAAGTGA
- the purM gene encoding phosphoribosylformylglycinamidine cyclo-ligase yields MNDTPLDYASAGVDTAAGDRAVELMKSAVAATHDPTVLGATGGFAGMIDASALLGMKRPLLATSTDGVGTKIAIARAMDVHDTIGQDLVGMVVDDIVVIGARPLLMTDYIACGHVVPERIASIVTGIARACEATGTPLVGGETAEHPGVMEADDYDIAGAATGVVDASALLGPDRVSEDDVVIAMASSGLHSNGYSLVRSVLARTGAPLEGHVDEFGRTLGEELLEPTRLYTRLCLELVERFGVEGIHAYSHVTGGGLGANLSRVLPVSAVATVDRSSWIVPPVFDWVRRGGDVAWVGMEDSLNLGVGMVAVVSAAVASEVVGAINEAGVDAWILGCVASRMPDGEIVACGGVGGAEDARVISGTKGVKAGAVLLHGSYRVG; encoded by the coding sequence ATGAACGACACCCCCCTTGACTACGCGTCCGCCGGAGTGGACACCGCCGCCGGTGACCGCGCCGTCGAACTCATGAAGAGCGCGGTGGCCGCCACTCACGACCCGACCGTCCTGGGGGCGACCGGTGGCTTTGCTGGGATGATCGACGCCTCCGCCCTGCTGGGCATGAAGCGGCCCCTCCTGGCGACCTCAACGGATGGCGTGGGCACCAAGATCGCGATTGCGCGGGCGATGGACGTGCACGACACGATCGGCCAGGACCTGGTCGGCATGGTGGTCGACGACATCGTCGTGATCGGAGCGCGCCCGCTGCTCATGACGGACTACATCGCGTGCGGTCACGTGGTCCCCGAGCGCATCGCCTCGATCGTGACCGGCATCGCTCGGGCGTGCGAGGCCACGGGCACTCCGCTCGTCGGCGGCGAGACCGCCGAGCACCCCGGCGTCATGGAGGCCGACGACTACGACATCGCGGGCGCGGCGACGGGCGTCGTTGACGCCTCCGCCCTGCTGGGGCCCGACCGGGTGAGCGAGGACGACGTCGTCATCGCGATGGCTTCCTCGGGACTGCACTCGAACGGCTACTCCCTGGTTCGCTCGGTCCTGGCCCGTACGGGAGCGCCGCTGGAGGGGCACGTCGACGAGTTCGGCCGCACCCTCGGCGAGGAGCTCCTGGAGCCGACGCGCCTGTACACGCGCCTGTGCCTGGAGCTGGTCGAGCGTTTCGGTGTCGAGGGCATTCACGCCTACTCCCACGTGACGGGCGGTGGCCTCGGCGCGAACCTGTCTCGCGTGCTCCCGGTCAGTGCGGTCGCGACCGTCGATCGCTCCTCCTGGATCGTGCCCCCCGTCTTCGATTGGGTGCGTCGCGGGGGTGACGTCGCCTGGGTGGGAATGGAGGACTCCCTCAACCTCGGTGTCGGCATGGTCGCGGTGGTGTCGGCGGCGGTCGCCAGCGAGGTCGTGGGTGCCATCAACGAGGCCGGGGTTGACGCGTGGATCCTGGGGTGCGTCGCCTCCCGGATGCCCGACGGGGAGATCGTCGCTTGTGGCGGGGTCGGTGGAGCTGAGGACGCGCGCGTCATCTCGGGCACGAAGGGCGTGAAGGCGGGGGCGGTGCTGCTGCACGGCTCATACCGCGTGGGCTGA
- the cas3 gene encoding CRISPR-associated helicase Cas3', whose translation MARKPKGGPVPALRVVADLPDFPDVQPEMDASQLSELARSFWAKSGNDQTWLSVAQHLMDAADVAGYLFDEYLSDHHRQLMASVWNGDQEKARTAFVFLAGSHDAGKVSPQFACQRSDLADLVRDQGLTVMRKSDYPERAYLPHGLVSQFALQDEIARGGANARRARQWAILLGIHHGRYPDSVAVRVAHQQYDYQEGSAKDDERWAQARAEILSWMARRSGFPLNAPGTALPELPIAVASAYASALVIADWLASNEDYFPLRPRPDKKHGKLSIHGYPELSADQQRERAERGWKRAAFPGPLRVPTMLPQSIGDFYRHRFGWPASYQPTNAQRAAIEIAAAEDPDLMIVEAPPGSGKTELALAATEVLMRARGLQGVFIALPTQATTNAMFERVVGWLTSILGDEPQRLGIQLAHGKNSLNDSFMKLLDKGTSPLEVHDDEEDMGLHASRWMGQRWRSTLSPVVVGTIDQVLLAALRSRHVLVRHLGLMGKVVVIDEVHAADEYMETYLEAALMWLGMYGIPVVLLSATLPPARRRALLEAYRRGRGSASDTAGLADDVIGYPVISTVSSGGVRVHEIEGEPEATKRIIPTRVQTPEEIAELLELELGDGGCAVVIRNTVREAQETYDAVKKVFGRDQTTLLHSRFLAAERAARDRRMLELFGKDGGRRPARHIVVATQVIEQSLDVDFDLMLTDPAPMDLVLQRIGRLHRHDRGNRPAGLREARCLVLVEDLAATPWSYSSGTDYVYSRHSVLRMLGILADQGQITVSEPIDYARLTALAYQDTETVGPPQWASALEEALAARDQKNAQSRMKASIWCLDGANIPRWKAPKLEEKFQGNAATGDDKYGPAIALARAAIRDGEDQIPVLVVALDPELGNAPVPPPLSGTTPQDQHLEVGEYNARGRIPEMCSWSVSLPPWAFRARGQSVDQTVDEVAQAIWEDPIPRGWACSEHPLLAGELILAMYRSPDGTRLRRDLCGRTLTYSPEKGMEIWTNEQP comes from the coding sequence ATGGCCAGAAAACCCAAGGGTGGTCCAGTACCCGCGTTGCGGGTGGTCGCGGATCTCCCCGATTTTCCCGATGTCCAGCCAGAAATGGATGCGTCGCAGCTATCCGAGTTGGCCAGGAGCTTTTGGGCCAAGAGCGGCAATGATCAGACCTGGCTCTCGGTCGCTCAGCATCTGATGGACGCCGCAGACGTCGCGGGATACCTGTTCGACGAATACCTGAGCGATCATCATCGTCAGCTCATGGCGTCCGTGTGGAACGGGGATCAGGAAAAGGCTCGGACGGCCTTCGTCTTCCTTGCCGGTAGTCACGACGCAGGAAAAGTCAGTCCCCAATTCGCATGCCAGCGCTCCGACCTGGCGGATCTCGTCCGAGACCAGGGACTCACCGTCATGCGCAAAAGCGACTATCCCGAGCGCGCCTACCTGCCTCACGGCCTCGTCAGCCAGTTTGCCCTCCAAGACGAGATCGCTCGCGGGGGCGCCAATGCGAGACGTGCCCGACAGTGGGCGATCCTCTTGGGGATCCACCACGGCCGATACCCCGACTCAGTTGCCGTGCGAGTCGCACACCAACAGTACGACTATCAGGAAGGATCCGCGAAAGATGACGAACGCTGGGCGCAGGCGCGTGCGGAAATTCTGAGCTGGATGGCTCGCCGCAGCGGCTTCCCCCTCAACGCTCCCGGCACCGCCCTGCCCGAACTCCCTATCGCGGTCGCATCGGCCTACGCCTCGGCCCTCGTCATCGCCGACTGGCTGGCCTCCAACGAGGACTACTTCCCACTGCGTCCCCGCCCCGACAAGAAGCATGGCAAGCTATCGATTCACGGCTACCCAGAACTGAGCGCCGACCAACAACGAGAGCGCGCCGAACGCGGCTGGAAGAGAGCCGCCTTCCCAGGGCCTCTGCGGGTCCCCACGATGCTCCCCCAATCGATCGGGGATTTCTACCGGCACCGCTTCGGGTGGCCGGCCTCGTACCAGCCGACGAACGCCCAGCGGGCAGCCATCGAGATCGCCGCCGCCGAGGATCCGGACCTGATGATCGTCGAAGCCCCACCGGGCTCCGGGAAGACCGAACTGGCCCTGGCCGCCACCGAAGTACTCATGCGCGCTCGCGGGCTGCAAGGAGTTTTCATCGCGCTGCCAACGCAGGCCACAACGAATGCAATGTTCGAGCGCGTCGTCGGCTGGCTCACCAGCATCCTCGGCGACGAGCCTCAAAGGCTCGGCATCCAGCTCGCCCACGGCAAGAACAGCCTGAACGACTCGTTCATGAAACTACTCGACAAAGGCACCAGCCCCCTCGAAGTGCACGACGACGAAGAGGACATGGGTCTGCATGCGAGCCGATGGATGGGGCAGAGATGGCGTTCGACCCTGTCGCCCGTCGTGGTGGGCACGATCGACCAGGTGCTTCTGGCCGCCCTCAGATCCCGCCACGTGCTGGTGCGCCACCTCGGCCTCATGGGAAAGGTCGTCGTCATCGACGAGGTGCACGCAGCCGACGAGTACATGGAGACCTACCTGGAAGCCGCGCTCATGTGGCTCGGCATGTACGGGATCCCGGTCGTCCTGCTCTCGGCCACCCTGCCGCCCGCGCGCCGACGGGCACTCCTTGAGGCCTATCGACGCGGTCGCGGTTCCGCGTCCGACACCGCAGGGTTGGCGGATGACGTGATTGGGTACCCCGTGATCTCGACGGTGTCTTCGGGTGGCGTACGCGTTCACGAGATTGAGGGCGAGCCGGAGGCGACTAAGCGGATCATCCCGACTCGGGTGCAAACCCCCGAGGAGATCGCCGAGCTGCTTGAGCTTGAGCTGGGTGACGGAGGGTGCGCGGTCGTCATACGCAACACCGTCCGTGAAGCCCAGGAAACATACGACGCCGTCAAGAAGGTTTTCGGTCGCGACCAGACGACGCTTCTTCACTCGCGCTTCCTAGCCGCCGAACGTGCGGCGCGCGATCGACGGATGCTCGAGCTCTTCGGGAAGGACGGCGGGCGGCGGCCCGCCCGCCACATCGTCGTCGCCACACAAGTCATCGAACAGAGCCTCGATGTCGACTTCGACCTCATGCTCACCGATCCCGCTCCCATGGACCTCGTGCTACAGCGCATCGGGCGACTCCACCGCCACGATCGGGGCAACCGCCCCGCGGGGCTGCGCGAGGCCCGGTGCCTCGTCCTCGTAGAGGACCTGGCCGCCACTCCCTGGTCGTACTCCAGCGGGACCGACTACGTCTACTCGCGCCACTCGGTACTGCGGATGCTCGGAATACTCGCCGATCAAGGACAGATCACGGTCAGCGAACCCATCGACTACGCGCGGCTCACGGCGTTGGCCTACCAGGACACGGAAACCGTCGGACCCCCGCAGTGGGCGAGCGCCCTCGAAGAAGCACTGGCAGCAAGAGACCAGAAAAACGCACAGTCACGGATGAAAGCGAGCATCTGGTGCCTTGACGGGGCTAACATCCCCCGGTGGAAAGCACCCAAACTCGAGGAGAAATTCCAGGGTAACGCCGCCACCGGAGACGACAAATACGGGCCCGCAATCGCCTTGGCACGAGCCGCAATCCGAGACGGCGAAGACCAGATCCCCGTCCTCGTCGTCGCCCTCGACCCCGAGCTGGGTAACGCGCCGGTGCCGCCCCCGCTTAGTGGAACCACGCCGCAAGACCAGCATCTGGAAGTCGGCGAGTACAACGCGCGCGGACGCATCCCCGAGATGTGCTCGTGGAGCGTATCCCTGCCACCGTGGGCCTTCCGCGCTCGCGGGCAGAGCGTCGACCAGACGGTGGATGAAGTGGCACAAGCCATCTGGGAAGACCCCATCCCCCGGGGGTGGGCGTGCAGCGAGCACCCACTCCTGGCAGGAGAACTAATTCTCGCAATGTATCGAAGCCCCGACGGGACGCGTCTGAGACGCGACCTGTGCGGACGCACCCTGACCTACTCCCCAGAAAAAGGAATGGAGATCTGGACCAATGAACAGCCCTGA